One genomic segment of Thalassospiraceae bacterium LMO-SO8 includes these proteins:
- a CDS encoding aconitase X catalytic domain-containing protein: MKLTDEEKAMLAGEMGAAKQWALDHQVKVGGMFDAADLVPVSQAHMMADPESLGEAGGDFLEDMVAKGARVAIPMITDPRGVDLNHYRPLGQSEEMATLERRMIAACEKMGILMTNTCVNYQTIMPPVLGDHVAFGDTGVVIYSNSICGARSNFEGGPSALAAGLTGRTPRYGLHLDGNRQATRRFVVREQPKELTDWGVLGALVGKLAGSYWAVPVIEGLEVVPTSDEAKHMGAAMASFGSTPLFHMAGITPEAQTLADVGGDKLPAEEITKADLDALRAGFGGKGDKIDVVVFAAPQLSIVEMQDLATLCAGKTFKSAVIVCTSPQVYPDATRMGLIDTIESTGAKVLEGTCFYNQYAREIGEANGWTRLLSNSAKIVNIISGYGYTPALASMEKCVASAVAGEIV; this comes from the coding sequence TTGAAGTTGACGGATGAAGAAAAGGCCATGCTGGCCGGCGAAATGGGTGCTGCGAAGCAGTGGGCCCTTGACCATCAGGTCAAGGTCGGCGGCATGTTCGACGCGGCCGACCTGGTGCCGGTCAGTCAGGCCCACATGATGGCGGACCCGGAATCCCTGGGCGAAGCCGGCGGCGATTTCCTGGAGGACATGGTGGCCAAGGGGGCGCGGGTCGCGATCCCGATGATCACCGACCCCCGCGGCGTTGACCTCAACCACTACCGGCCCCTGGGCCAGTCCGAGGAAATGGCCACGCTGGAACGGCGCATGATCGCCGCCTGTGAAAAGATGGGCATCCTCATGACCAACACCTGCGTCAACTATCAGACGATCATGCCGCCGGTGCTGGGCGATCATGTCGCCTTCGGCGACACGGGCGTGGTGATCTATTCCAACAGCATCTGCGGCGCGCGTTCCAACTTCGAGGGCGGGCCCTCGGCCCTGGCGGCCGGGCTGACGGGGCGCACGCCGCGCTACGGCCTGCATCTGGACGGGAACCGCCAGGCGACCCGCCGCTTCGTGGTCCGCGAACAGCCCAAGGAACTGACCGATTGGGGCGTGCTTGGCGCCCTGGTCGGCAAGCTGGCGGGGTCCTACTGGGCCGTGCCGGTAATCGAGGGGCTGGAGGTCGTGCCGACCTCGGACGAGGCCAAGCACATGGGCGCCGCCATGGCGAGTTTCGGCTCGACCCCGCTGTTCCATATGGCCGGCATCACGCCGGAAGCACAGACCCTGGCCGACGTCGGCGGCGACAAGCTGCCGGCCGAAGAGATCACCAAGGCGGATCTGGATGCGCTGCGCGCCGGGTTCGGCGGCAAGGGCGACAAGATCGACGTGGTCGTGTTCGCCGCACCGCAATTGTCGATCGTCGAGATGCAGGACCTGGCGACGCTCTGCGCCGGAAAGACATTCAAGTCGGCGGTGATCGTCTGCACCTCGCCGCAGGTCTATCCTGACGCGACCCGCATGGGGCTGATCGACACTATCGAAAGCACCGGCGCCAAGGTTCTTGAAGGCACCTGTTTTTATAACCAGTACGCCCGCGAGATCGGCGAGGCCAACGGTTGGACGCGGCTGCTCAGCAACTCCGCCAAGATCGTCAACATCATCAGCGGCTACGGCTACACCCCGGCGCTGGCGAGCATGGAAAAATGCGTCGCGTCGGCCGTTGCAGGAGAAATCGTATGA
- a CDS encoding DUF126 domain-containing protein, whose product MTKELKCHKGIGDKVQGIALVADDNFSARYDLDRKKGVFSRPAHKLCGESYHDKILVLNTSKGGVASAWMLHEMKSRNICPKAILFNTANTILAQGAALANLTMCDRFADGDVTTLIKTGDEVVVDPENGLVTVLNG is encoded by the coding sequence ATGACCAAGGAACTGAAGTGCCACAAGGGCATCGGCGACAAGGTGCAGGGCATCGCCCTGGTGGCCGACGACAACTTCTCGGCCCGCTATGACCTGGACCGCAAGAAGGGCGTGTTTTCCCGTCCGGCGCACAAGCTGTGCGGCGAGTCCTATCACGACAAGATCCTGGTGCTGAACACGTCGAAGGGCGGCGTGGCCTCGGCCTGGATGCTGCATGAAATGAAGTCGCGGAACATCTGCCCCAAGGCGATCCTGTTCAACACGGCCAACACCATCCTGGCCCAGGGCGCGGCGCTGGCCAACCTGACCATGTGCGACCGCTTCGCCGACGGCGACGTGACCACGTTGATCAAGACCGGGGACGAGGTCGTCGTCGATCCGGAAAACGGTCTGGTGACGGTGCTGAACGGCTAG